Within the Helicoverpa armigera isolate CAAS_96S chromosome 24, ASM3070526v1, whole genome shotgun sequence genome, the region ACATAACTGATAATGTAAGAACAAAGACTGAAGTCgtgaatatttaaaactgaatgTTTTTTAAAGTATAAGCTGTCCTGAAATATAATGCATGTTCAGGGATCTAAAGGTCATCTAAAGATCATGTAAAGGGATTTCTAGAATTTCAAAAAGTgatctgttactgttacagccttgttattgtcccactgctgggcacaggcctcctctcacacggagaagagtTATCCCCGATAgtgtaattttttatcaatctagtgtataaatttcaataattttctcaTTTTGCTATGTATTTACTACAGGAGAAAAAACTCATCTCGTATAGAAAAAGCCTAAGGTTTTTCCAAGACAGTTGTGACGAGTTCTATTCCTTATTTCCAGTCCATATTATCTTCTGCCATTAATAACTGGGTGTCAAAGATACACTCAATATGATTAGGTACTGGCAAGGAAACGTGTTTACCTAATTATCGTAAAGCGATATCAGAGTAATACGTTTCGCTTCGGGACAACGTTCCCGAAGATTATTGAGTTATTATTTTAGCTTACGATGTTGTCACGGATTTTTGGGGGATCATGTTACCGAGAGGTTTCGattgattttggtatatttagAACTTTCAACAAAACCAAGAGGTGTAAATAACACCcttaagtaagactggttgtgcAACTTTCTATCTGTACAACATCATTTCAATATCTAGAAATTACTACCGAGAATTACAGCTTAATGAACTTTCTGTGGAACGTATGAATTTAGCTATAGTTCATGCGTACTGAAGATTACCATAAACAGACTGACCACAGCAAACAAAACTTAACCAATAGTGCCCATAAGAATTTTAGGTAGCCAAAAACTACACATGAATTCTAGCAGCACAAAATGTTATAACAACGAAACCCATATAAAACGCTTCCAGAGACACGTGATATAAATAACGGCTGTAAACTGCAAACCCTCTCGTATTGTGAAGATTTTCACGGCGCTTCCAATTTATTCCCACATCCATGTGTTTGTTCCGTCGTTACTTTCTTGTCTCACCTCGTACATATGTACTGTTTATATCTAGTCGTGTATCTGATATACTTTGTAGATGCGAACAAATTGGATTTCACTTGGAAACTGTGCTTACGATATGATTAAATGTAGgtcttttgtatttaaattacagTTAATTTTGCCTAGGTCTCATCTGTCTAGCATAAATTCTCTCAGTTTTAAATAGGACACAGAAAACTGGTGAAAATGTATGTTAACTAAACAGGCTTCAGGCGAAAAGCTCGGGAACGGgcaaaaatcaaataaaacagtttttccCGGAACCCATTTTTAGTTTAACAACATCAGTCAACTAAATAGTTTAGGTCCTGTCGGGGTGTATGTGAACGTGATGCAAACATAGACCGATAAAATGGCATCTGTACATTTTCACTATAAATACGTTTGGTTAAAAAGCATCGATATTTATGTAAGTTAGAAGAATCCATTTCACATGCTACAGGACCGTGCAAGGAATATTAGCTTTTGTAAATTGATACTTACAATTTATGCAATGCGGGGTAGGGGCCCCGAACTACAGCTAATCCAAAATCTTTaatcctactatcctactaatattataaatgtgaaagtttgtgagaatgtatgtttgttattctttcacgcaaaaacgcctggaccgatttggttgaaatttggtatgtagataggtgataccctggattaacacataggctactttttatcaacacaccacgcgggcgaagccgctggcggaagctagtgtatctatatagcctatgttttcTACCGCGTGCGACAGACGCATAATGAATACGAGCTGTTCCCCGCGAACTTCTTCgtacacccggataaaaagtagccttcgtTCTTTCTCGGGCTGTCAACTCACTGTGAGGTACATTCGattaattgtttaaaactaATCAAAGTCCTATCTTTTCAGAGTGCCTTAACCCTTCTCCTGGTGGCAGCATCAGCAGTGGCGCAGTATGGTGAGGAATACGGAGGCTTCGACGGCTACCACAAGGCGCCGGTGCAGCTCCATCATCAGCAACACTTGGATGATCACCATGGAGAGGAGTATGAGTTGGATTACCATGTGAGTGGCTGGTTTTTGGTCCAACAATATTGCTTTAAAGACGGATATGTACTTAGGACTTTTTACACTGATAATGTGTTGGTCAATTGAGAAAAAGAAGACTACTTTTAAAGTTGCAGAAGACCTCATCACAATTAACTCCACCCTAAAACTCTCAATGTATGGATTCCAGGCGCACCCCAAATACTCGTTCGACTATTCAGTGAAGGACCCCCACACGGGCGACAACAAGGAGCACTGGGAGACCAGAGACGGCGACAAGGTCAAAGGTAAGCTAGGAGATTTTAATTCTTATATCAGCTTGCGTGCACCCGGATAGAAGTAGCATATAGCctacctcgataaatgggttagaTGTAAGATTCAAAGAATTTCTTAAGTTAGATCGGTAGATATTGAGATCAGCGTGTTCAAGGAAACAGTTCAGATTTTTTCAGTAAGCTCGTATTTTGGCCACTCAGGCTATACATGTCATAAGGTTACCTATCCACTGTTAATTATATcgtactagctttccgcccgcggcatcgcccgcgtggaattcggttatattgcggtataataAGTGTATGAGTGTTAGACACTGCTTCCAGAgcgagtacaaaaaaaaaaattatttcaaaacaccttttttttttagcgacgtaaaatcatcaaatgacccctcccgctgtgggttagcagcggtgagggagagtcagactcttactgactaaaatcgtcgtgttccgtcctaggccttttatataccagggccgcggtatctctttcgaacaacccgcagccccggctggccctggccctattggccccactgatttcaaaacaccttaaaggtagaattccgtggatagcggctacgacagccgcgcgcggcttacgacagtcgtctgccgcgcgcgacaatagtcaacctatgaaaatgtatggcacgcggcaacagtttagacgattaaacaaattgtacatcatccctcgggaattcctcattttcggggattcattatcgtatcatttagcttctaaatttacatgtttatattcgtttgcaatatattaccttgttttaaacgacacacagcgccatctacaatccatccatcaagcaaacaatatttttgttttccctcgggaatatctatttttttcgggataaaaagtaccctattatttaatccggacttctaactttacgtctgcaaaatttcaaagcaatcggttcagtagttacggcgtgaaagcggaacaaacaaacaaacaaacaaactcactttccgatttataatattagtaaggatgaaaattatttaataccttaggtaagtacctaatgtgCGAAGTAATACAAGAAAACTTTTGAAAAGCTTTTGATAACTTAATTGTTACTTCATAGATAAATTTAAATGCAGGTATAAGCAATGtattgcacactaaacaatCCTAACGGTGCTCTGACTAACATCACTTAGTGAATCACAACTTGATATTCGAGGCAAGAACCTCGTGCTCATGTCACTAATTGagcattgttttattaaagGGACCGATACCAATGGCTCACGTACCGAGCCAAAGGATTTACATTGTCTAAACATGTTATACGAATAAGTTTAATGGCTGCTATTATTTAAAGAGTTTCTCACatctaatttaaaaagttctagATCTTTATTGagtattttcatcaaaatcaagtGCAAATGCTGAATTTTGCCCGAAATGATTTAGAATAGTGGTAGCCCTTTCGATAATCTGGCATCCCTAGCAGACATTGGCCCCGTTCTGTCAATTGCTGCCAAAATGCTGACAAAAGTTTGAAGCGAGCTAGGAATTAGAAGCACGCCTGTGTTCTAGATTTGTACCCTATCTATCTATGACACCAAATCCTCGTCTATGTAATGTGACCATCGTCATTTAAGTTCTGCTTCCCTTAAATTCTTTAGACAGTTGCATCGCATAACTATTCAATTCTGACTTTAGCCATTGAGAAACTTTGCTTGTATAAAGATAGGTACTAGATGTATAGGTATGTTGGCACATAAGTGAGTCGTCAAATGCCTGACTTCAGAACTGCAAACTTATGTGGCgcaaacaaaatcttcaaaatctTATCAACTAATTTGTCCTCCCATTCCCAGGTACCTACACGCTGGTCGAAACCGACGGCACAAAGCGCGTAGTAGAATACGAAGCCGACGACAAGAACGGTTTCAACGCCGTAGTCCACAAGATCGGTACGCCCAAACACCACGAGGAGTATGAAGCGAAACCAGCGCTTGAATACGAGGCTAAACCAGCGCTGCAGCCGCTGCATTATCAACACGACTATGGACATTTCGACGAAGGATTTGTACCTATTGCTGGATTCGGACATTAAGTATTTGTTTAAGCAGGTAAATTGTGTAGTACGAATGTATGTTTTTTAACTAGAGTCAATATTGGTTAAAGGGCTTTCTGAGGATGAGTTCCGTATGTAGGAGACATTCGCCTTGTATAAATGAAAGGTCGATATAAAACATCGCTTTAAGATTCATTTCGCAAACATCATTTATCATCTCTTTCATTAAACATACCAAAAagatattcattttattaatccTTCAAAGAATATACATTCGTACAACATTAAAGATTTACCTGTAACTAATTAGGACATgttacatttttcttttcaaagcTAATATGGTTAACTTGAGCACCCTAATTACGGATCTAATGCAACAACGAACGGACGACGATTGTGACAAAATCAGCTTTGCGTCAAC harbors:
- the LOC126056562 gene encoding uncharacterized protein LOC126056562; the protein is MVINASYKLLTRADRAQYTTHRVTKSRKMDCKLSALTLLLVAASAVAQYGEEYGGFDGYHKAPVQLHHQQHLDDHHGEEYELDYHAHPKYSFDYSVKDPHTGDNKEHWETRDGDKVKGTYTLVETDGTKRVVEYEADDKNGFNAVVHKIGTPKHHEEYEAKPALEYEAKPALQPLHYQHDYGHFDEGFVPIAGFGH